The sequence below is a genomic window from Verrucomicrobiota bacterium.
CGCGGGGGTCAGTTCGGTGCTCAGTGCCGCGGCGCTCACTTACGTCGCCGCGATGGTGATGGCATTGATGCAGTTGCTTCACTGGGTGCTCATCTTTACGCACTCGCGCGACCGGGATTGACGTGGCACTCACTTCTGCGCGGCGCGCCCGCCGGATTACAAGCCATGCCACGAGCCTTGAAGCCAAGAGCCACGTCCAAACCCGCGCCGCGCCGCAGGCGGGCCGTGCGCCCGGAGCCGGCGTTGCCCGGCACCCCGGCACCCGCGCCCCGCGTCGTGGTTGTCCGCGAGGAAGTTCCCCCACTCAGCGCCCGCGAGCGCGGCTCCTACGATGGCGACAGCGCGATCAAGCTCTACCTTCGCGAAGTCGGCCAGGTTGCGTTGCTCACACCGCGGGAGGAGATCGAACTCGCCGCCAGGATCAAGAAAGGTGACAAGGCGGCGCGCGAGCACATGATCAAGGCCAACCTCCGGCTGGTGGTGAAGATCGCCCACGATTACGAGTTCTTCGGCCTGCCCCTGCTCGACTTGATCAACGAGGGCAACATCGGCCTGATGAAGGCCGTGGAGCGCTTCGACCCGAAGAAGGGCGGCAAGCTCTCCACCTACGGGGCATGGTGGATCAAGCAGTCCATCAAGCGTGCGCTCGCCAATCAGTCCAAGACCATCCGGCTCCCGGTCCATCTCGTGGACAAGATCGCCAAGATGCGCCGCGTGGCGTTGAAGCTCCAGGAGGCGTTCGGCCGCGAGCCCACCGACGAGGAACTCGCCGAGGAAATGGGGATGACTCCGCTGAAGGTCGCGCAGATGCGCAGCGCCGCCATTCGCCCCACCTCACTCGACGCGAACATCAACGACAACCCGGATTCGGCCAACTACTCCGAGGTCATCGCCGACGAATCCGCAACCACCCCTTACGAGGATCTTGAGGACAAGACCGTCACCGCAATGCTCCAGGAGATGGTCAAGACGCTGCCCGAGCGCGAAGCGACGATCATCCGGTTTCGATTCGGCCTCGACGGCGGCCCCGAGCGCACGCTCGAGGAAGTCGGCGTGAAGTTTGGCGTCACCCGCGAGCGCGTCCGCCAGATTCAGAACTTCTCGCTGCGCAAACTGCGCCGGATGATCGAGAAGCTTGAACGCACCCCGGAATAGTGGTATCGCTCCCGCCGCCTTTTCATGAGCGAATCCCGCGTCACGTCCGCCGAATTGGAGCGCGCCATCCGCAACGTCCCGGACTTCCCCAAGCCGGGAATCCAGTTCAAGGACATCACGCCCGTCCTCGAAAACGCCCGCCTTTTTGCCGGGTGCATTGACCTGCTCACCGACCGCATCCGCCCCGGCACGGTGGACACCGTGGTCGGCATCGACGCCCGGGGCTTCATCTTCGCCGCCGCCGCCGCCCTCAAACTTGGCGCGGGCTTCGTCCCCGTCCGCAAGAAGGGCAAGCTCCCCTACGCCACCTTCGAGCAAAGCTACGATCTCGAATACGGCAGCGCGACCGTGGCCATCCACACGGATGCGGTGAAGTCCGGCGCGCGCGTGTTGCTCGTGGACGACTTGCTCGCCACGGGCGGAACCGCTGCGGCCGCGGCTGCGCTGCTCCAGCGGGTGGGCGCGCAAATCGTTGCGATCAACTTCTTCATCGAACTCGCCGGACTCAACGGCCGCGAGAAGCTCAAGGGCCTGCCCGTCCACTCGCTCGTGACGTATTAGCGCGCGGCGATTCCGGTGCTCGCTCCGAAACCCGCGAGTTGTTCGGGCGCCCCGAACCGATTGGACCAGCACGGAGTGTGGATTGCAGCCGACGGCAGTGGTTCGATCAGGTGTAGCGTTGGCGCTGTGCGCCAGCATGCCGGTTCACAGCGCCGACTCAGCGTCTCAAAATGAGCCGTGACCGGGCCGACGCGATTCTTGACACCTCTTCGCCTTTTCAACAGCCTGACCGCGACCTTTGAACCACTCGTTTCACATGATAGCCGCTGCGCTCAAACGCCACCGTGCCACCGCCGCAACCTTCTCCGTTTCGACGGCGCTCGCCCTGTTCGCAGGCTGCGCCACCACGGACCGCGACGCGGGCTTCGTCGACCTTTTCAACGGGCGCAATCTTGACGGCTGGCAGCACGTCGGCAAAGGCTCCGGCTACGTCGTGAAGGATGGCATGCTCATCTGCCCGAAAGGCGGCGGCGGAAAACTCTTCTCCGAGAAACAATACGCCGACTTCGTGCTGCGACTCGACTTCCGCCTCGAGGCCGGCGGCAACAACGGCATCGCCATCCGCTGCCCGCTTTCCGACAACGCACCGCACCTGCTTGGCACGGAAATCCAGATTCTCGACGACAACGACCCGAAGTATTCGAAGCTCAAGCCCGCGCAGTATTGCGGATCGATTTACGACGTCATCCCCCCGAAACGCGGCGCCGTCGCCGCGGCGGGACAATGGAATTCCTACGAGATCACCTATCGCGGCCGTCGTGCCCGTGTGGTGCTCAACGGCAAGGTCATCGTGAACGCCAATCTTAACGACGTCACCGACGCCGAGACGCTCACCAAACATCCCGGCCTTCTGCGCGACAAGGGCCACGTCGGGTTCCTCGGCCACGGCGACCAGGTGGAGTTCCGAAACATCCGCATCAAGGAACTGCCGGTCATCGCGCTGCACAACGTGCCGCCCGAGGGATTCGAGCGCCTCTACACCGGCCGCGACCTCGAAGGCTGGCGCGGCGCGCTCAAGGGCAAGGCAGGCAGCCCGCCCGGCCGCGCCGCGCTGCCGAAGGACGAACTCGGAAAGCTCCAGAAGGAGGCCGACGATAACATGCGCGCCCACTGGCATCCCGTCGCCGGCGGCGACCTCATTTTCGACGGCAAAGGCCGCAACCTCGTCACCGCGCGCGACTACGCGGACTACGAATTGCTCGTGGACTGGAAGATTGCGCCGCTCGGCGACAGCGGCATCTACCTGCGCGGCCAGCCGCAGGTGCAGATTTGGGACCGCGAAGACAAGCGCGGCAACCCGAAGCGCCTCGGCTCCGGCGGCCTTTACAACAACCAGAAAAACCCGACCGACCCGCTCGTCTTCGCCGACCACGCGCCCGGCGACTGGAACCGTTTCCGCATCCTGATGATCGGCGAGAAAGTGCACGTGTTCCTCAACAGCGAGCTCGTCGTGAACAACACAACGCTGGAAAACTACTTCGAGCGCGGCAAGCCGCTGCCGGCGACGGGCCCCATCGAGCTGCAAAACCACGGCAACACGCTCTGGTTCCGCAACGTCTTCATCCGGGAGATCAAGCGGGGGAAGTAGGAGCTGTCGGACCTCGTTCCCCGCCCAGCGCTTCACGAGCAGCTTGGGCCCACACGCTCGCTGACACCTGGTCCGGGGCGTCGTTTGGGTAGGTGTCGGTGATGGGGCCGCCGGCGAGCCGAACTTGCTCCAGATAATCCAAACAGCGCTATCCATCGTTGCTTCCGCAGCTTCGAGCGCCCCTTGAGTATCGGCCTGACGCAGCGCTTCAGCCACAGATTTTGCACTATAGTAATTCGAATACTCAGAAAACAGTTGATGTGCAACTAGCCGGGATTCAGTTCGCTTACTTGCCTTTGTTGCAGAAATCCATGCCACAATTATGCAGCATCCGATGCTGACTGATATCGTGATGAACTGTGATTTTATCGCATTCTTGAATGAACACATAACACTCCTTGCGTAAGAGTTTGTCGTTGAGGAAGAAAAAGGCGTCCGGGGTGGGCGGACGGGTTTTGGGCGAGGAAGAAATGGCGTCCGGGATGGCGGGATGGGTTTTCCCGGAAAGGAAGAGCAGCGTTCGGGCAAGGGGAACGGCTTTTTTGTCTCGTCGCAGATGCGTCCTGCGCGGCGGACGTGTTCGACTCGGGGGTGAGAAAGCCTCCGCCTATCGGGCGAGAGGGCGAGAGTATATGAGCCCCACCTTCATCTGGATCGTAGATACGCCTACCAGCAGGACTCCTCCAGGTGCAAGCCTCTTCTTCAATCGGTCGGCTCACAGAGCCGACGCTACACCGGACAGGGCTCCTTCAAGCCGTCGCGTCCCCTCCGGCAAAGAGCCGTGTGCTGCCGGAGTGGCGGCTTGGGCGCGTTCGGTCTACTGCTTTCCGTTCTTCGCCTCCAACTCTTTCCAGAACGCATCCGCGGTCTGGACCGAGTCCCAGTTGGTGCCCTTCGGTTCGCGGCCGATGCGCTTGAGGGCCGGAAGGTCGCGAAGGGCCTCGATGTTCTTGTATCTGGGCGGGAGCGAAAGGTGCTCGAGACGCGTGCACTCGGC
It includes:
- a CDS encoding sigma-70 family RNA polymerase sigma factor, which translates into the protein MPRALKPRATSKPAPRRRRAVRPEPALPGTPAPAPRVVVVREEVPPLSARERGSYDGDSAIKLYLREVGQVALLTPREEIELAARIKKGDKAAREHMIKANLRLVVKIAHDYEFFGLPLLDLINEGNIGLMKAVERFDPKKGGKLSTYGAWWIKQSIKRALANQSKTIRLPVHLVDKIAKMRRVALKLQEAFGREPTDEELAEEMGMTPLKVAQMRSAAIRPTSLDANINDNPDSANYSEVIADESATTPYEDLEDKTVTAMLQEMVKTLPEREATIIRFRFGLDGGPERTLEEVGVKFGVTRERVRQIQNFSLRKLRRMIEKLERTPE
- a CDS encoding adenine phosphoribosyltransferase, with the translated sequence MSESRVTSAELERAIRNVPDFPKPGIQFKDITPVLENARLFAGCIDLLTDRIRPGTVDTVVGIDARGFIFAAAAALKLGAGFVPVRKKGKLPYATFEQSYDLEYGSATVAIHTDAVKSGARVLLVDDLLATGGTAAAAAALLQRVGAQIVAINFFIELAGLNGREKLKGLPVHSLVTY
- a CDS encoding DUF1080 domain-containing protein translates to MIAAALKRHRATAATFSVSTALALFAGCATTDRDAGFVDLFNGRNLDGWQHVGKGSGYVVKDGMLICPKGGGGKLFSEKQYADFVLRLDFRLEAGGNNGIAIRCPLSDNAPHLLGTEIQILDDNDPKYSKLKPAQYCGSIYDVIPPKRGAVAAAGQWNSYEITYRGRRARVVLNGKVIVNANLNDVTDAETLTKHPGLLRDKGHVGFLGHGDQVEFRNIRIKELPVIALHNVPPEGFERLYTGRDLEGWRGALKGKAGSPPGRAALPKDELGKLQKEADDNMRAHWHPVAGGDLIFDGKGRNLVTARDYADYELLVDWKIAPLGDSGIYLRGQPQVQIWDREDKRGNPKRLGSGGLYNNQKNPTDPLVFADHAPGDWNRFRILMIGEKVHVFLNSELVVNNTTLENYFERGKPLPATGPIELQNHGNTLWFRNVFIREIKRGK